A stretch of Lactiplantibacillus brownii DNA encodes these proteins:
- the clpB gene encoding ATP-dependent chaperone ClpB, which produces MNPEQFTESLQQALAEAQRIAQTRHHQEVGVPHLFKFLTQPGELVRQIFSEAGADLDQLQVELDRELDDISTVSGGNVQYGQSFSQSLATLMQTADDKRKSLGDDFLATDTVVLALMAQTGDQLTKYLTKQGITAGQIKNAVERIRGGQRVTSRNQEDQYQALEKYGVDLVKAARQGNQDPVIGRDEEILDVIRILSRKTKNNPVLIGEPGVGKTAIVEGLAQRIVRGDVPENLKNKTLFSLDMGSLIAGAKYRGEFEERLKAVLKEIKKSDGQIIMFIDEIHNIVGAGKTEGSMDVGNLLKPMLARGELHLIGATTLDEYRQYLEKDKALERRFQRVLVAEPSVEDTISILRGLKERFEIHHGVRIHDNALIAAAKLSDRYITDHFLPDKALDLIDEASAEIRVEMNSNPTELDQVNRQLMRLEVEEAALKTETDDASVKRLADLQKELASAKEKQRALAERWAAEKQSLKALSDKKSALDQAKHALETAESKYDLEAAAKLQHGTIPKLTAELTQMEANDHHEDWLVEESVTADQVANVVSRMTGIPVNRLVAGEREKLLHLAANLHKRVVGQDAAVNAVSDAVLRSRAGLQDPNRPLGSFMFLGPTGVGKTELAKALAENLFDADDHMVRIDMSEYMEKASVSRLVGAAPGYVGYEEGGQLTEAVRRNPYSIVLFDEIEKAHPDVFNILLQVLDDGRLTDGQGRTVDFKNTILIMTSNLGSELLLAGVDDKGQLSDTTHQQVMQLVQTHFKPEFLNRIDDIIMFTPLTLAAIEQIVVKLIDRLSSRLQDREITLKISDEAKQWLAKQGYEPAYGARPLRRFITNNVETPLAKEIIAGRVTPKSTVKINLLDDHLVFENEKTATQAEQA; this is translated from the coding sequence ATGAATCCAGAACAATTTACAGAAAGTCTACAACAGGCGCTAGCAGAAGCGCAACGAATCGCCCAAACTCGGCATCATCAAGAAGTTGGGGTGCCACATCTATTTAAATTCTTAACACAACCGGGTGAACTAGTCCGACAAATTTTCAGTGAAGCTGGGGCTGATTTAGATCAGTTACAAGTCGAACTTGATCGTGAGCTCGATGATATCAGTACCGTCAGTGGTGGCAACGTGCAATATGGTCAGAGTTTTAGTCAGAGTTTAGCCACCTTGATGCAGACCGCGGATGACAAACGGAAATCCTTGGGCGATGATTTTCTAGCCACGGATACCGTTGTGCTCGCGTTAATGGCTCAAACTGGCGATCAGTTAACCAAGTATTTGACTAAACAAGGGATCACTGCCGGTCAAATTAAGAATGCGGTTGAACGGATTCGTGGTGGTCAGCGGGTGACTTCACGTAATCAAGAAGATCAGTATCAAGCTTTAGAGAAATATGGGGTTGATTTGGTCAAGGCAGCACGTCAAGGCAATCAAGATCCAGTGATCGGCCGTGATGAGGAAATCTTGGATGTCATCCGAATTTTGTCACGCAAAACGAAGAATAATCCGGTCTTGATCGGTGAACCAGGTGTTGGGAAAACGGCGATCGTTGAAGGCTTAGCCCAACGGATCGTTCGTGGCGACGTGCCTGAAAACTTAAAAAACAAGACCCTTTTCTCGCTGGATATGGGGTCATTGATTGCCGGAGCCAAGTACCGTGGGGAGTTTGAAGAGCGTTTAAAGGCCGTTTTGAAGGAAATCAAAAAGAGTGATGGTCAGATCATCATGTTCATTGATGAAATTCATAACATTGTTGGTGCGGGTAAGACAGAAGGCAGCATGGATGTGGGGAACTTGTTGAAACCAATGCTGGCGCGAGGCGAGTTACATTTAATTGGTGCGACGACTTTAGATGAATATCGGCAGTATTTGGAAAAAGACAAAGCGCTAGAACGGCGGTTCCAACGGGTTCTAGTTGCCGAACCATCCGTCGAAGATACGATCAGCATTTTACGTGGACTCAAAGAACGCTTCGAAATTCATCATGGCGTTCGTATTCATGATAATGCGTTGATTGCGGCAGCCAAATTGTCCGATCGTTACATTACGGATCACTTTTTACCTGATAAAGCGCTAGATTTGATTGATGAAGCGTCCGCTGAAATTCGTGTTGAAATGAATTCTAACCCGACGGAATTGGATCAAGTTAATCGCCAATTGATGCGGTTAGAGGTTGAAGAAGCTGCACTTAAAACGGAAACCGATGATGCTTCTGTAAAACGCTTGGCGGACTTACAAAAAGAACTTGCCAGTGCCAAGGAAAAGCAACGGGCACTCGCGGAACGCTGGGCTGCTGAAAAGCAGAGTTTGAAGGCACTGAGCGATAAAAAGTCGGCCTTAGATCAAGCTAAGCATGCTTTGGAGACTGCTGAGAGTAAGTATGATTTAGAAGCAGCGGCCAAACTCCAACATGGAACGATTCCTAAGTTGACCGCGGAATTGACCCAGATGGAAGCCAACGATCATCATGAAGATTGGCTCGTAGAAGAATCAGTGACGGCGGATCAAGTGGCTAATGTTGTTTCACGAATGACTGGAATTCCGGTGAATCGGTTAGTTGCGGGTGAACGTGAAAAATTATTGCACTTAGCGGCTAATTTGCACAAACGCGTGGTTGGTCAGGACGCCGCAGTGAACGCGGTGTCGGATGCGGTTTTACGGTCACGAGCCGGACTGCAAGATCCTAACCGTCCATTGGGGTCATTCATGTTTCTCGGACCAACCGGGGTCGGGAAGACTGAACTAGCCAAGGCGTTAGCCGAAAACTTATTTGATGCGGATGATCATATGGTGCGCATTGATATGAGTGAATACATGGAGAAAGCCTCAGTCTCACGGTTGGTTGGGGCCGCACCGGGTTATGTTGGTTATGAAGAAGGCGGCCAGTTAACAGAAGCCGTCCGGCGTAATCCTTATTCCATCGTGCTTTTCGATGAAATTGAGAAGGCTCATCCAGACGTGTTCAACATTTTACTGCAAGTGCTCGATGATGGCCGTTTGACGGATGGTCAAGGTCGCACCGTTGATTTTAAAAATACGATTTTGATTATGACGTCAAACTTAGGTTCCGAGTTGTTATTGGCCGGTGTGGATGACAAAGGTCAGTTGTCTGATACGACCCATCAGCAAGTCATGCAATTGGTTCAGACCCATTTTAAACCAGAATTCTTGAACCGAATTGATGATATTATCATGTTTACACCATTGACATTAGCTGCGATTGAACAAATCGTGGTCAAGTTGATCGACCGATTATCGTCGCGGCTACAAGACCGTGAAATTACCCTTAAAATTTCTGATGAAGCGAAGCAGTGGCTCGCTAAACAGGGCTATGAACCAGCCTATGGGGCGCGGCCCTTACGGCGTTTCATCACCAACAATGTGGAAACACCGTTGGCTAAGGAGATCATTGCGGGTCGTGTGACACCAAAATCGACCGTTAAGATCAATTTGTTGGATGATCATTTGGTTTTTGAAAATGAAAAAACAGCAACTCAAGCTGAACAAGCTTAA
- a CDS encoding tRNA (adenine(22)-N(1))-methyltransferase → MDAKQLSARLATVGAFVPQGARVADIGSDHAYLPANLALNQRIEYGVAGEVVKGPFENAQHEIQKLHLTACLVARLADGLAAIQPADRIDTITIAGMGGPLIRHILAAKPAALVGVKRLVLQPNVGEATVREWLAANQFKITAERILAEDGHTYEVIVADKTATTIHYTATEQLFGPFLGLEKSPVFVAKWQRELERAQTAVAQMQQAKVAPTEHLAAAHAKIKLIEGVLADVGK, encoded by the coding sequence GTGGATGCCAAACAATTATCAGCACGGTTAGCAACGGTAGGAGCGTTTGTACCGCAGGGTGCCCGAGTGGCCGATATTGGCTCGGATCACGCTTACTTACCGGCTAATTTAGCTTTAAATCAGCGAATTGAGTATGGTGTTGCCGGTGAAGTGGTCAAAGGACCCTTCGAAAACGCGCAGCACGAGATTCAAAAATTACATTTGACCGCTTGTCTCGTCGCACGATTGGCGGATGGCTTAGCGGCGATTCAGCCGGCCGACCGGATCGATACGATCACGATTGCTGGCATGGGTGGTCCATTGATTCGCCATATTTTAGCGGCTAAACCGGCTGCGTTAGTCGGCGTCAAACGGTTAGTTTTACAACCCAACGTGGGTGAGGCGACCGTCAGAGAGTGGCTAGCGGCCAATCAGTTTAAGATTACGGCTGAACGAATCTTGGCCGAAGATGGCCACACGTATGAAGTGATTGTGGCGGATAAAACAGCGACAACGATACATTATACGGCCACTGAACAGTTATTTGGGCCATTTTTAGGACTTGAAAAGTCTCCGGTCTTTGTGGCGAAGTGGCAACGAGAACTTGAGCGGGCTCAAACTGCGGTGGCTCAGATGCAACAAGCAAAAGTCGCCCCGACCGAACATTTAGCCGCGGCGCATGCCAAAATTAAATTAATCGAGGGAGTCTTAGCGGATGTTGGCAAATGA
- the rpoD gene encoding RNA polymerase sigma factor RpoD has product MAKAKSTSSTTEYNKAVRALIKDYKKTGTIKYDELSDKLAAPYKLDAKGIDKLLQKVEDAGISVVDEKGDPDARAVKSIKKVTKKELSSAGSSTGIKINDPVRMYLKEIGRVDLLTADEEVALALRIEQGDESAKQELAEANLRLVVSIAKRYVGRGMQFLDLIQEGNMGLMKAVEKFDYRKGFKFSTYATWWIRQAITRAIADQARTIRIPVHMVETINKLIRIQRQLLQDLGREPTPEEIGAEMDMPTEKVREILKIAQEPVSLETPIGEEDDSHLGDFIEDQDATSPADAAAYELLKEQLEGVLDTLTDREENVLRLRFGLDDGRTRTLEEVGKVFGVTRERIRQIEAKALRKLRHPSRSKQLKDFLE; this is encoded by the coding sequence ATGGCAAAAGCAAAATCAACCAGTTCAACGACTGAATACAACAAAGCAGTCCGAGCATTAATCAAGGATTACAAAAAAACTGGTACGATTAAATATGATGAATTATCTGATAAACTTGCTGCGCCGTATAAACTTGACGCCAAGGGCATCGATAAGTTATTGCAAAAAGTTGAAGATGCTGGGATCAGTGTCGTCGATGAAAAAGGTGATCCAGATGCACGTGCCGTTAAGAGTATCAAAAAGGTTACTAAGAAGGAATTAAGTAGCGCCGGGTCATCCACTGGGATCAAGATCAATGATCCTGTTCGGATGTACTTGAAGGAAATCGGGCGGGTCGACCTTTTGACCGCCGATGAAGAAGTTGCGTTAGCGTTACGGATCGAACAAGGCGATGAAAGTGCCAAACAAGAATTAGCTGAAGCTAACTTGCGGTTGGTCGTTTCAATTGCTAAACGTTACGTTGGTCGGGGCATGCAATTCTTGGATTTGATTCAAGAAGGTAACATGGGCTTGATGAAGGCCGTTGAAAAGTTCGATTATCGCAAAGGGTTCAAGTTTTCGACGTATGCCACTTGGTGGATTCGGCAAGCCATTACGCGGGCAATCGCGGACCAGGCACGGACGATTCGGATTCCGGTACACATGGTCGAAACCATCAACAAATTGATCCGGATTCAACGTCAATTGTTGCAAGACTTAGGCCGCGAACCTACCCCTGAAGAAATTGGGGCTGAAATGGATATGCCAACGGAAAAGGTTCGTGAGATCTTGAAGATCGCGCAAGAACCTGTTTCATTGGAAACCCCAATTGGTGAAGAGGATGATTCTCATTTAGGTGACTTCATTGAAGATCAAGACGCAACTTCCCCAGCGGATGCTGCGGCATATGAACTTTTGAAGGAACAATTGGAAGGCGTTTTGGACACCTTAACGGATCGGGAAGAAAATGTCTTACGGTTACGTTTCGGTCTCGATGACGGCCGGACTCGGACTTTGGAAGAAGTCGGAAAAGTCTTCGGTGTCACTCGTGAACGGATTCGTCAAATCGAAGCCAAGGCGTTGCGGAAATTACGCCACCCATCACGTAGCAAACAATTAAAAGATTTCTTGGAATAA
- a CDS encoding Nif3-like dinuclear metal center hexameric protein, producing the protein MLANELIQRFEQFAPLKLKWDRDPSGLQIGDRQQEIHKVLVTLDVRPEVVDEAIKVGADMIFAHHPVMFRPANNLDYQEPQKAMYAKIAAHHILVYAAHTNLDSTDNGMNDWLAAALQLKHVTGLVPGYHADAVKMTVIVPTDQVEAVQEYLTNTAKAKLDRYAFNSGEQFSVDILQDQVTKAVAGINQFVSADRWDYQLQPLVSGGHQYSMGRIGDLAQPMTVSAFAEQCKSTFKIGGLRLISQHPDDLIQRVAILGGDGGKFYPTALAQGAQVYVTGDVYYHTAHDMLAAGLSVVDPGHHIESICIPKLTALFKQWQAENNWQLAVVASNVNTDPFTFI; encoded by the coding sequence ATGTTGGCAAATGAGTTGATTCAGCGTTTTGAACAATTTGCACCATTAAAATTAAAGTGGGATCGTGACCCCAGTGGGCTACAAATTGGTGACCGGCAGCAGGAGATTCATAAAGTGTTAGTGACCTTAGATGTACGACCAGAAGTGGTTGATGAAGCTATTAAGGTTGGGGCTGACATGATCTTTGCCCATCACCCAGTAATGTTTCGGCCGGCAAATAACTTAGACTATCAAGAGCCACAAAAAGCCATGTACGCTAAAATTGCGGCCCATCATATTCTGGTCTATGCGGCGCATACTAATTTGGATAGTACGGATAACGGGATGAATGACTGGTTAGCCGCAGCTTTGCAATTAAAGCATGTTACGGGACTAGTTCCAGGTTATCATGCCGATGCGGTTAAGATGACGGTCATCGTGCCAACGGATCAAGTTGAAGCGGTTCAAGAGTATCTGACTAACACCGCTAAAGCTAAATTGGATCGTTATGCCTTTAATTCTGGTGAACAATTCAGTGTAGATATTTTACAAGACCAAGTCACCAAGGCCGTCGCGGGCATCAATCAATTTGTCAGCGCTGATCGTTGGGATTATCAATTACAACCACTGGTTAGTGGTGGCCATCAGTACAGCATGGGTCGAATCGGTGATTTAGCGCAACCAATGACGGTGAGTGCATTCGCCGAGCAATGCAAGTCGACCTTTAAGATTGGTGGGTTGCGCCTAATTAGCCAGCATCCAGATGACTTGATTCAACGGGTTGCTATTCTTGGTGGTGACGGGGGTAAATTTTATCCCACAGCCTTAGCACAAGGTGCCCAAGTTTATGTGACTGGCGACGTTTACTACCATACGGCACATGACATGTTGGCAGCTGGCTTGTCCGTTGTTGATCCTGGCCATCATATTGAAAGTATTTGTATTCCTAAGTTAACGGCGTTATTTAAACAATGGCAGGCTGAGAATAACTGGCAATTGGCGGTTGTGGCTTCAAATGTGAATACGGATCCGTTTACATTTATTTAA
- a CDS encoding YjzD family protein, with amino-acid sequence MTKQLVIIFWSVLFGEVIGYIGSALETMTYNFGEIGIISAVFALIVVNGISLITNHSMPFKGSENK; translated from the coding sequence ATGACGAAACAACTCGTGATTATTTTTTGGAGTGTCCTTTTTGGCGAAGTCATTGGCTATATCGGTAGTGCTTTGGAAACCATGACTTACAATTTTGGTGAAATCGGTATTATTTCTGCGGTATTTGCTTTAATTGTGGTTAACGGCATTTCATTGATTACCAATCATTCTATGCCCTTTAAAGGTTCAGAAAACAAATAA
- a CDS encoding helix-turn-helix domain-containing protein gives MIQSQLKTILLDRTISNQELAAMTGINQKALVKIIDGRAKSISFSQLNTLIRVLDIELDELFMITPDLDLEVVLNSINENTHQFNGIVSFIDHDQQIQFDLPLTGYYRQNGSLFVFTLNDAFDDDLGSDGIATRLDQLLPVETMSNAKRALGQLLEKYPEQQAWFEADGMQLSDEPTDAELERYLQVGNLVARTQYERLHRLIEPLAMGFLAAIYSDFPRFLGNPQTITLPWGVPDTFRVFNFNLAESPESLANGGITKRQEQLRQQQAFPVSYNSLDVISYFSAS, from the coding sequence ATGATTCAATCGCAGTTAAAAACGATTCTACTGGATCGCACGATCAGTAACCAAGAACTAGCCGCTATGACCGGTATCAACCAGAAAGCACTGGTCAAAATTATTGATGGGCGCGCTAAAAGTATTTCATTCAGTCAATTGAATACCCTCATTCGGGTCCTAGACATTGAACTAGATGAGTTATTTATGATCACCCCAGATTTAGATCTTGAAGTCGTCCTCAACAGTATCAATGAAAATACCCACCAATTTAATGGGATTGTTAGTTTCATCGATCATGACCAACAAATTCAATTTGATCTACCGTTAACCGGTTATTACCGTCAAAATGGGTCGCTGTTTGTCTTCACCTTAAATGATGCCTTCGATGATGACTTAGGCAGTGACGGCATCGCCACCCGTTTAGACCAATTACTACCCGTTGAAACGATGTCAAACGCCAAGCGCGCTTTAGGACAACTATTGGAAAAATACCCTGAACAACAAGCTTGGTTCGAAGCAGATGGAATGCAACTGAGTGACGAGCCAACCGATGCGGAACTTGAACGTTATTTGCAAGTCGGTAATTTAGTTGCTCGAACCCAATACGAACGTCTGCATCGCCTGATTGAGCCACTCGCCATGGGTTTTCTGGCCGCAATCTATAGTGATTTTCCCCGCTTTCTCGGTAATCCGCAAACTATTACGTTACCTTGGGGTGTGCCGGATACCTTTCGCGTTTTTAACTTTAACCTCGCAGAAAGCCCTGAGTCGCTAGCTAATGGCGGCATTACCAAACGTCAAGAACAGCTCCGTCAGCAGCAAGCTTTTCCGGTCAGCTATAACAGTTTAGATGTGATCAGTTACTTTTCAGCCTCTTAA
- the pepT gene encoding peptidase T produces the protein MAKYPNLISDFLTFVKVNSRSDENSTTVPSSPRETAFLKQLMTKLTALGLSDVHQDPQSAYVFATLPANTTADVKTLGFISHIDTADFNAENIQPQIVENYDGQSIIKLGTSGYELDPKVFPHLKNYAGHTLITTDGNTLLGADDKSGVAELFSVAEYLLAHPEVKHGTVRFGFGPDEEIGTGADHFNVADFNADFAYTVDGGPLGELEYETFNAAQAEVNISGVNVHPGEAYGIMVNALQLAVDFQNALPDDEVPEKTKGREGFFFLLALDGTVDHAKLTYIIRDHDRANFEARKKLFKAAAAKINERLGVEHIKIDMKDQYYNMREIIEKDMTVVELAKQAMEKLDIAPVIEPIRGGTDGSKISFMGLPTPNLFAGGENMHGRFEYVSEQVMAQAVDVVLQIIQDNAQQTK, from the coding sequence ATGGCAAAGTATCCAAATTTAATTAGTGACTTTTTAACGTTCGTTAAGGTGAATAGTCGTTCCGACGAGAACTCAACGACGGTCCCATCTTCACCACGTGAAACGGCATTTTTAAAGCAGTTGATGACTAAATTAACTGCTTTAGGATTGAGTGACGTGCATCAAGACCCCCAAAGTGCCTATGTCTTTGCGACCTTACCGGCAAATACGACTGCGGATGTGAAAACGTTAGGGTTTATCTCACATATTGATACCGCCGATTTTAACGCGGAAAATATCCAACCCCAAATTGTTGAAAACTACGATGGTCAATCGATCATCAAATTGGGAACCAGTGGTTATGAACTAGATCCTAAAGTATTCCCACATTTGAAAAACTATGCGGGCCACACGTTGATTACCACGGATGGGAACACCTTGCTGGGCGCTGATGATAAGTCTGGGGTTGCGGAATTATTTAGCGTTGCCGAATACTTGTTGGCACATCCAGAGGTTAAACATGGGACTGTCCGCTTTGGTTTTGGACCGGATGAAGAAATCGGGACAGGCGCCGACCACTTTAATGTGGCTGATTTTAATGCGGATTTTGCTTATACGGTTGATGGTGGTCCGTTGGGTGAATTGGAATATGAGACCTTTAATGCCGCGCAGGCGGAAGTCAACATTAGTGGTGTCAATGTCCATCCCGGTGAAGCATACGGTATCATGGTCAATGCATTACAACTAGCCGTTGATTTTCAAAATGCGTTGCCTGATGATGAAGTTCCAGAAAAAACCAAGGGTCGCGAAGGGTTCTTCTTCCTATTAGCTTTGGATGGGACCGTTGATCATGCTAAGTTGACTTATATCATCCGTGATCATGATCGCGCTAACTTTGAAGCCCGCAAAAAATTGTTTAAAGCCGCTGCGGCTAAAATCAATGAGCGGCTAGGTGTTGAACATATTAAGATTGACATGAAAGATCAATATTACAATATGCGTGAAATTATCGAAAAAGATATGACGGTCGTTGAGTTAGCTAAACAAGCCATGGAAAAACTGGACATCGCGCCAGTCATCGAACCAATTCGTGGCGGGACGGATGGGTCTAAAATCTCATTTATGGGCTTACCAACACCGAACTTATTTGCTGGTGGTGAAAACATGCATGGTCGTTTCGAATACGTTTCCGAACAAGTGATGGCTCAAGCAGTCGATGTTGTCCTACAAATTATTCAAGATAACGCACAACAAACTAAATAG
- the dnaG gene encoding DNA primase codes for MANLIPEEKVDQIRSAVNIADFVGQYVQLKKAGKNLFGLCPFHEERTPSFSVNEQKQIFHCFSCGRGGNVFSFIMDLENLSFPEAVAKVADFGHIELAATYTAQSQPATPQNKEQAALLKLYADSAKLYQHVLLNTEAGESALKYLHQRGLDDDTIKTFGIGFAPPKQLLLDFFQEHQIDYQLLRQSGLFIENQAGELRDRFVNRVLFPIKDASGRVIAFSGRILKKSPDEPKYLNSPETKLFNKRSVLFNFDLARGAIRQHKSVVLFEGFMDVIAAYRAGIQNGVASMGTSLTNEQIYMLERVTDQLYICYDSDMPGQKATDRALKLLNGNSRLQLGVVQMPDGMDPDEYLRSAGAEKFTQVFEDGKQTPTAFEMQYLRRDLNLQNTQDQLTYIAAVLTQLSRLTSNVEQDLYLNQLVQEFGLDKGDLRQQLRSVTGQQTVHRQPSGGGQLTPPPPIDMTPPSPTITGVPPENGPVSRVERAERLLLFRLLHDHDVWLRVMAIAGFHFVHDQYQQILVFAEAYFKTHPQFELANFTDFMGDQALQPVVTSLEFMDVAGETSKEEVADLVNVIMNQQPVAEKINGKKAELTAAKQLGNRDLVQQLTLELIELYRQAQRVQQAENI; via the coding sequence GTGGCCAATTTAATTCCAGAAGAAAAGGTCGATCAAATTCGTTCAGCGGTCAACATCGCAGACTTTGTCGGCCAGTACGTCCAACTGAAAAAGGCGGGTAAAAACCTCTTTGGGTTGTGTCCGTTTCATGAGGAACGGACGCCGTCTTTTTCCGTTAATGAACAAAAACAAATTTTTCATTGTTTTAGTTGTGGTCGTGGCGGAAATGTCTTTTCGTTTATCATGGATCTGGAGAATTTATCTTTCCCAGAGGCGGTCGCTAAGGTTGCTGATTTTGGACATATTGAGTTGGCAGCAACTTATACGGCTCAGAGTCAACCAGCAACGCCACAGAACAAAGAACAAGCCGCACTATTAAAGCTTTACGCGGATAGTGCCAAGTTGTATCAACATGTGTTGTTGAATACGGAGGCTGGTGAATCAGCCTTAAAGTATTTGCACCAGCGTGGTTTGGACGATGACACCATCAAGACGTTTGGGATCGGTTTTGCACCGCCCAAACAGTTGTTACTGGATTTCTTTCAAGAGCATCAAATTGATTATCAATTGTTGCGACAGTCAGGATTATTTATTGAAAATCAAGCCGGAGAATTGCGTGATCGATTTGTGAATCGGGTCTTGTTTCCAATTAAAGATGCGAGTGGTCGCGTCATTGCTTTCTCAGGACGGATTTTAAAGAAGTCGCCAGATGAGCCAAAATATTTAAATAGTCCGGAAACGAAACTATTTAATAAGCGTTCGGTACTCTTCAACTTTGATCTGGCCCGTGGGGCAATTCGGCAGCATAAATCGGTCGTTTTGTTCGAAGGGTTTATGGATGTCATTGCGGCGTATCGTGCCGGGATTCAAAACGGGGTCGCCTCAATGGGGACCAGTTTGACGAACGAACAAATTTACATGTTGGAACGGGTGACCGACCAGCTCTATATTTGTTATGATAGTGACATGCCGGGTCAAAAAGCGACCGATCGGGCCTTGAAGTTGTTGAATGGCAATAGCCGTTTACAACTAGGGGTCGTCCAAATGCCTGATGGGATGGACCCAGATGAGTATTTGCGTTCTGCTGGGGCGGAAAAGTTTACGCAGGTTTTTGAGGATGGTAAACAAACGCCGACCGCTTTTGAGATGCAATATCTGCGCCGTGATTTGAACTTGCAAAATACTCAGGATCAGTTGACTTATATTGCGGCCGTATTGACCCAGTTGAGTCGGTTGACTTCTAATGTTGAGCAAGATCTCTATTTAAATCAATTGGTACAAGAATTTGGCCTGGATAAGGGCGATCTGCGTCAACAATTACGTTCGGTGACCGGGCAGCAAACAGTTCATCGACAACCCAGTGGTGGCGGTCAACTGACGCCACCACCACCAATCGATATGACACCACCATCGCCAACCATTACAGGCGTACCGCCAGAAAATGGGCCGGTGAGTCGAGTCGAGCGTGCGGAACGGCTGCTGTTGTTCCGTTTACTGCACGATCATGATGTCTGGTTACGGGTGATGGCGATAGCAGGGTTTCACTTTGTCCATGACCAATATCAACAAATTTTGGTCTTTGCGGAAGCTTATTTTAAGACCCATCCGCAGTTTGAACTAGCGAATTTCACCGATTTTATGGGTGATCAGGCCTTACAGCCGGTGGTGACTAGTTTAGAGTTTATGGATGTGGCTGGTGAGACTTCGAAAGAAGAAGTCGCTGACTTGGTGAATGTCATCATGAATCAGCAACCGGTGGCCGAAAAAATTAATGGTAAAAAAGCCGAATTAACGGCGGCAAAACAGTTGGGCAATCGTGATTTGGTCCAACAACTAACTTTAGAATTAATTGAGTTGTACCGGCAAGCACAGCGGGTACAACAAGCTGAGAACATCTAG